The following coding sequences are from one Halanaerobiaceae bacterium ANBcell28 window:
- the msrA gene encoding peptide-methionine (S)-S-oxide reductase MsrA: protein MELIVKKVANEKELEEIFALREKVFVGEQGVPINIERDDADSEAVHILAKNEDKVIACARLVIIDDYAKLGRLAVDREFRRKGVGSEVCKAIINIAREMRLKKIILHAQYHSKEFYFKLGFQAIGDVFFEAGIKHIKMFQYLSDDKKNIKSKEEEATLAGGCFWCLEAAFKELHGIKEVRSAYSGGEVSNPSYEEVCTGKTGHAEVVRIKFDPSVINYRDLLKVFFSLHDPTTLNRQGEDVGTQYRSAIFYHNQQQKEIAQEVIEELEETQVFDNPIVTELSKLGNFYPAEDYHKDYYKRNPEKAYCSIVIAPKLAKFRKKYKKRINK, encoded by the coding sequence ATGGAGCTAATAGTTAAGAAAGTTGCAAACGAAAAAGAATTAGAAGAGATCTTTGCTTTAAGAGAGAAAGTCTTTGTTGGGGAACAGGGTGTGCCAATTAATATAGAAAGAGATGATGCTGATTCTGAAGCTGTACATATTTTAGCTAAAAATGAAGACAAAGTAATTGCTTGTGCTAGGCTTGTAATTATAGATGATTATGCTAAATTAGGTCGTCTTGCAGTTGACAGGGAATTCAGGAGAAAGGGTGTAGGTAGCGAAGTATGTAAGGCTATAATTAATATAGCCAGAGAAATGAGATTGAAAAAAATAATACTACACGCCCAATATCATAGTAAGGAATTTTATTTTAAATTAGGTTTTCAAGCTATTGGAGATGTTTTTTTTGAAGCAGGTATTAAGCACATTAAGATGTTTCAATACCTAAGTGATGATAAGAAGAATATAAAATCAAAAGAAGAAGAAGCAACATTAGCAGGTGGCTGTTTTTGGTGTTTGGAGGCTGCTTTTAAGGAACTGCATGGGATAAAGGAAGTAAGGTCTGCTTACTCAGGGGGAGAAGTATCAAATCCTTCTTATGAAGAAGTTTGCACTGGTAAAACAGGTCATGCCGAAGTAGTACGAATTAAATTTGATCCAAGTGTAATTAATTATAGGGACTTGTTAAAAGTATTCTTTTCTCTTCATGACCCAACTACATTAAACAGACAGGGAGAAGATGTAGGAACACAATACCGTTCTGCTATTTTTTATCATAATCAGCAGCAAAAAGAAATTGCTCAAGAAGTAATTGAAGAACTGGAAGAAACACAGGTCTTTGATAATCCTATAGTAACAGAGCTAAGTAAACTAGGAAATTTTTATCCAGCAGAAGATTATCATAAAGATTATTATAAGAGAAATCCTGAAAAAGCTTATTGTTCAATAGTTATAGCACCTAAGTTAGCTAAGTTTAGAAAAAAATATAAAAAACGAATAAATAAATAA